Proteins encoded together in one Rhizobacter sp. J219 window:
- a CDS encoding dienelactone hydrolase family protein, whose protein sequence is MLSKDLDSLTPSRDFNRRGFMQTAVGSGFAAAVLPVTAQTIKTDTDGLTAGEVTIAVGDFKMPAYRAAPAGKTGLPVVLVISEIFGVHEHIADVARRFAKLGYLAIAPELFVRQGDAKSYTEIAKLMSEVIAKVPDEQVMRDLDATVAWARGNGGDTARLGVTGFCWGGRITWLYTAHNPAVKAGVAWYGRLVGNSTPLTPAHPVDLAAKLNGPVLGLYGGADTGIPVDTVDKMKTALSTGSAAAKKSEFVVYPDTPHAFHADYRPSYRKEAAVDGWKRAVAWFKANGVA, encoded by the coding sequence ATGCTCAGCAAGGACCTGGACAGCCTGACCCCCAGCCGCGACTTCAACCGCCGCGGCTTCATGCAGACGGCCGTGGGCAGCGGTTTTGCCGCCGCGGTGTTGCCGGTGACCGCACAGACGATCAAGACCGACACCGACGGCCTCACCGCCGGCGAGGTGACGATCGCCGTGGGCGACTTCAAGATGCCCGCCTACCGCGCAGCACCGGCCGGCAAGACGGGCCTGCCCGTCGTTCTCGTGATCTCGGAGATCTTCGGCGTGCACGAGCACATTGCCGACGTGGCGCGCCGCTTCGCCAAGCTCGGCTATCTCGCTATCGCCCCCGAGCTTTTCGTGCGCCAGGGCGACGCGAAGTCGTACACCGAGATCGCCAAGCTGATGAGCGAGGTGATCGCCAAGGTGCCCGACGAGCAGGTGATGCGCGACCTCGATGCCACCGTCGCCTGGGCCAGGGGCAACGGCGGCGACACCGCCAGGCTCGGCGTCACCGGCTTCTGCTGGGGCGGCCGCATCACCTGGCTCTACACCGCGCACAACCCGGCCGTGAAGGCCGGCGTGGCCTGGTACGGCCGGCTGGTGGGCAACAGCACGCCGCTGACGCCGGCGCACCCGGTGGACCTGGCGGCCAAGCTCAACGGCCCGGTGCTGGGCCTCTACGGCGGCGCCGACACCGGCATCCCGGTTGACACGGTTGATAAGATGAAAACTGCCTTGAGCACTGGCAGCGCTGCGGCCAAGAAGTCGGAGTTCGTGGTCTACCCCGACACGCCGCATGCCTTCCACGCCGACTACCGGCCGAGCTACCGCAAGGAAGCAGCCGTTGACGGCTGGAAGCGCGCGGTGGCCTGGTTCAAGGCGAACGGCGTGGCCTGA